Genomic DNA from Alistipes indistinctus YIT 12060:
CAAGGTATATGCTTACAATTATCTGTTGGATAAGATGAATAAGAGCGAATTGCTGGATGATTTCGAAAAGCAGTTCCGCGAAACGAACCAACGGATTGCTTCGGCCCGTGATCAGGTTGCTTCGGCTGTGGTATACGGTTATCCGTTGCGCAAGAAATTGGTGCTCTCTTACGAAATGGCGCTTGCCGGTATTTTAGGATATACCCAGGCCCGCGATTCGTTGGCGAAAGTTCTGAAAGAGGTGGATGTTTTGGATTACAACCTGCCTCCGGTCGATCCTACACCGCGCAATTTTATCGAATACGGTAATATCGAAGTGACGTCGCCGGCGAAATATAATTCTTCGCACCCGATTCCGCAAAATGAAGTGTTCAAATATGGGACGGTGTATAAGGTGCAGGTGGGTAATTTTATCCGGACGCAGCCCGTATCGATTTTCCGCAATGTTTCGCCGTTGTGTTATGAGAAGCAGGAGGATGGCAGGTACAGTTACTATGCCGGTGCGTTCCGGGAACTTCCCGAGGCACAGGCTGCCGTGGAGCAGTTGACGAAGCTGGGTTTCCGCAAACCGCAAATCGTCGTGTGGCGTGACGGGATTTTCGAGTCGTTGGGTGAAGAGGCAGCTTCGGCCTCAGCGGCTTCATCCGATCAGCAGGAGGTATTTTACCGTGTGGAGATCGGCGGCGAAGGCGAAGAGATGAGCGCAGGCGTGAAAGAGATTCTCTCATCGGTGGCGCAGGATAAGGAGGTTTCGCGTGCTTCTGCTCCGGACGGCGGATATATCTATACGGTCGGTTCGTTCGGTGATCGTGAATCGGCTGAACGGTTGGCGGAGTTACTTGGTGCGGTCGACGGCGTTACGGCGAAAGTACTGGAGTTGAAAAATTAGTTTTTACGCAGAAAATAGCTATCTTGTAATCGTTCCTGTATCCCGACGATCAATAAATTTATGTGGCTGATCCTGATTCTTGTTTTGATTGGCGTGCTGCTGTTGGTGGCCGAACTGGTGCTGTTGCCCGGTATCAGCGTAGCAGGGATCGGATCGTTGCTCGCATTCGGAGCTGCGATTTTCTATGCTTTCATTCAGTACGGGGTATTGATCGGTCTGGTGACGCTGACCGCAGCCGTATTGCTTTCGGTACTGGCAGTTTTTATTTCGCTGCGGGCGAATACCTGGCAACGCCTGTCGCTGAAAGCCACGATCGATTCCACGTCTACCCCCACCCCCCAGCAAAATAATATCCTGGTCGGCCAGACCGGTACCACGCTGACGCGCCTGGCACCGATGGGCAAAGTGCGTGTAGGAGAGGTCACGGCGGAGGCTAAAACGATCGATGGCTATATCAATCCCCGCCAAAGCGTGGAAGTGATCGGTTTCGAGAATACGGTCGTGATCGTCAGGGCTGTGCATCACAAACAGCAAGAATCTATCAACCAAATTTAAATAACGAATTTTATGAGCGGAGGTATCGGTTTATTGATCATTATCGCGTTTGTCGCGCTGATCTTATTGTGGTTTGTTTTCTATTTCATTCCTATCGGGCTGTGGTTCTCTGCATTGGTGTCCGGCGTACGGATCAGCCTGTTGCAACTGGTGCTGATGCGTTTCCGCAAGGTGCCTCCTTCGGTGATCGTGAATCAGTTGATCGCCGGGACGAAGGCCGGTTTGCATTTGCAGGCCAATGATCTCGAAGCCCACTTTCTCGCGGGCGGGAATGTGCCGAATGTGGTAACCGCGTTGATTTCGGCGCAGAAAGCCAATATCGCACTCGATTTCAAGATGGCTGCCGCTATCGATCTGGCCGGTCGTAATGTGGCCGAGGCTGTTCAAATGTCCGTTAATCCGAAAGTGATCAATACTCCCCCCGTGGCAGCCGTTGCCAAGGACGGGATTCAGCTTATTGCCAAGGCGCGTGTGACTGTGCGGGCCAATATCAAACAACTGGTCGGCGGAGCCGGTGAAGATACCGTGCTGGCACGCGTCGGCGAAGGTATCGTTTCGTCGATCGGTTCGTCCGCTTCGCACAAAACCGTGTTGGAAAACCCTGATTTTATTTCACGTGTCGTGTTGGAAAAAGGACTCGACGCGGGAACGGCGTTTGAAATCCTGTCGATCGACATCGCCGATATCGACGTAGGCAAGAATATCGGTGCCGTGTTGCAGATGGATCAGGCCAATGCCGACAAGAATATCGCGCAGGCCAAAGCCGAAGAGAAACGGGCGATGGCCGTAGCGATGGAGCAGGAGATGAAAGCGAAAGCCCAGGAGGCGCGTGCCAAGGTGATTCTGGCCGAAGCCGAGATTCCGATGGCTATTGCCGAAGCGTTCCGTTCGGGAAACCTCGGGATTATGGACTATTACAAATTGCAGAATATCCAGGCCGATACCCGTATGCGCGAAGGGATTGTCAAGACGGATAAAAAATAGCGCCTAACCCACTTCTAACCCTATTGCTTATGTTCAGAGTTACCTGCACGGTTGCAGGCCTGTTCTCGATATTTGCGGCTTTCGCCCTGTATGCGGCTGTTCCTTCGCAAAACGAGCCGGTTCTGCAAGAGGAGTTGCCCGTTTTCCCGACTCCGGGGAAGGTGGGTTTCGGCGAGGGCGTTTTCATGTGCACATCTGCTGTGCGGATCGAGACACAGGGAGTGAAAGACCCCGCTTTTGTATCCGAGATACGCAATGAATTGAAACAATTTCGGACCTCTGCGACTCGTAAAAAAGGCGCGATCGATCTGGTTCTTGATTCTACGGTATCGATTCCCCGTGAAGGATATACGCTCGTTGTGACACCGGATCGAATTACAGTGACGGCATCGGCGCTGCCGGGACTTTTTTACGGGAAACAGTCGTTGTTGCAATTGATTCGGTACAATCACGGCACTATCCCCGCATGCAGGATTGAAGATGCCCCCCGGATGGGATGGCGCGGGTTTATGCTGGACGAATCCCGTCATTTCTTCGGTAAACAGAAAGTGTTTCAGGTGCTTGACCGGATGGCCGAATTGAAATTGAACGTCTTTCATTGGCATCTGACCGACGAGCCGGGTTGGCGTATCGAGATCAAACGTTATCCGAAACTGACCACGGTCGGTGCACGGGGCGTATGGGAAGATTCGACCACTGCACCGCAATTCTATACGCAGGAGGAGATTCGTGAAGTGATCCGGTATGCTGCCGATCGCAACATCATGGTGGTTCCGGAAATCGACATGCCGGGACATGCCTGTGCGGCGGGTCGTGCGTATCCTGAAATCTCGTCCGGCGGTAAAGGGCGTTGGAAAGATTTTACGTTTAATCCCGCAAAGGAAGAGACTTACCAATTTCTCAGTAACATATTGACCGAAGTTGCAGCCTTGTTCCCTTCCCCTTATATCCATA
This window encodes:
- a CDS encoding NfeD family protein, which encodes MWLILILVLIGVLLLVAELVLLPGISVAGIGSLLAFGAAIFYAFIQYGVLIGLVTLTAAVLLSVLAVFISLRANTWQRLSLKATIDSTSTPTPQQNNILVGQTGTTLTRLAPMGKVRVGEVTAEAKTIDGYINPRQSVEVIGFENTVVIVRAVHHKQQESINQI
- the floA gene encoding flotillin-like protein FloA (flotillin-like protein involved in membrane lipid rafts) is translated as MSGGIGLLIIIAFVALILLWFVFYFIPIGLWFSALVSGVRISLLQLVLMRFRKVPPSVIVNQLIAGTKAGLHLQANDLEAHFLAGGNVPNVVTALISAQKANIALDFKMAAAIDLAGRNVAEAVQMSVNPKVINTPPVAAVAKDGIQLIAKARVTVRANIKQLVGGAGEDTVLARVGEGIVSSIGSSASHKTVLENPDFISRVVLEKGLDAGTAFEILSIDIADIDVGKNIGAVLQMDQANADKNIAQAKAEEKRAMAVAMEQEMKAKAQEARAKVILAEAEIPMAIAEAFRSGNLGIMDYYKLQNIQADTRMREGIVKTDKK
- a CDS encoding beta-N-acetylhexosaminidase, producing the protein MFRVTCTVAGLFSIFAAFALYAAVPSQNEPVLQEELPVFPTPGKVGFGEGVFMCTSAVRIETQGVKDPAFVSEIRNELKQFRTSATRKKGAIDLVLDSTVSIPREGYTLVVTPDRITVTASALPGLFYGKQSLLQLIRYNHGTIPACRIEDAPRMGWRGFMLDESRHFFGKQKVFQVLDRMAELKLNVFHWHLTDEPGWRIEIKRYPKLTTVGARGVWEDSTTAPQFYTQEEIREVIRYAADRNIMVVPEIDMPGHACAAGRAYPEISSGGKGRWKDFTFNPAKEETYQFLSNILTEVAALFPSPYIHIGGDEVHYGNQVWFTDPQIQAFIREKGLADEVELEHYFMRRMVDSIVSKGKTVIAWDEIVDAGISPDKAVVMWWRHDKPAQLRKALDGGYRILLTPRLPLYFDFVEHPKHIYGRHDAYTTLESVFRFTDTLAPMWKGREGQILGLQANMWTERIADERRLDYMTFPRLVAAAEVAWADPDQKNYNRFLKKLPVYLHDLDRLGIYYYDPFDPARRPEPWGPDQGATPPE